A single Comamonas sp. NLF-1-9 DNA region contains:
- a CDS encoding ABC transporter ATP-binding protein, translated as MSEQPAKTMLEVNGIEVIYNHVILVLKGVSLTVPEGGIVAILGGNGAGKTTTLRAISNLLKGERGEVTKGSIEYRGERIENLTPSDLVKRGVVQVMEGRHCFAHLTIEENLYTGAYTRTSKAEIAANLEKVYRYFPRLKERRKSQAAYTSGGEQQMCAIGRALMSNPTLVLLDEPSMGLAPQLVEEVFNIVRELNAKEGTTFLLAEQNTNMALKYADYGYIMESGRVVMDGSAAELASNEDVKEFYLGVGGAERKSFRDVKSYKRRKRWLA; from the coding sequence ATGAGCGAACAGCCCGCCAAGACGATGCTCGAAGTCAATGGCATCGAGGTCATCTACAACCACGTGATCCTGGTGCTCAAGGGCGTCTCGCTCACCGTGCCCGAGGGCGGCATCGTGGCCATCCTGGGCGGCAACGGCGCGGGCAAGACCACCACGCTGCGCGCCATCTCCAACCTGCTCAAGGGTGAGCGCGGCGAAGTCACCAAGGGCAGCATCGAATACCGCGGCGAGCGCATCGAAAACCTCACCCCGTCCGACCTCGTCAAGCGCGGCGTGGTGCAGGTGATGGAAGGGCGCCACTGCTTTGCGCACCTGACCATCGAAGAAAACCTCTACACCGGCGCCTACACGCGCACCAGCAAGGCCGAGATCGCCGCCAACCTGGAAAAGGTCTACCGCTACTTCCCGCGCCTGAAGGAGCGGCGCAAGAGCCAGGCGGCCTACACCTCGGGCGGCGAGCAGCAGATGTGCGCCATCGGCCGCGCGCTCATGAGCAACCCCACGCTGGTGCTGCTGGACGAGCCCTCCATGGGCCTGGCGCCGCAGCTCGTCGAAGAGGTCTTCAACATCGTGCGCGAGCTCAACGCCAAGGAAGGCACCACCTTCCTGCTGGCCGAGCAGAACACCAACATGGCGCTCAAGTACGCCGATTACGGCTACATCATGGAAAGCGGGCGCGTGGTGATGGACGGCTCGGCCGCAGAACTGGCCAGCAACGAGGACGTCAAGGAGTTCTACCTGGGCGTGGGCGGCGCCGAGCGCAAGAGCTTTCGCGACGTCAAGAGCTACAAGCGGCGCAAGCGCTGGCTCGCTTGA
- a CDS encoding ABC transporter substrate-binding protein, with translation MKPIHTLAAALAVAAGMAAAPALAQEQYAPIFSYRTGPYAPNGIPVANGTVDYLKLVNAKGGINGVKFKIEECEFAYDTAKGIECYERMKGQNGGAAIVQSISTGVTNALLKKAPEDKISLIIAGYGTPAAADGRVFKWVFPMIPNYFVSADVMMQAVGKKAGGLDKLKGKKINYVYMDAPFGHEFMPVFDAYAAKYGFTLNKLPVTAPGLDQKSTWLQVRRDQPDYLLYVGYGVMNPTALKEAQAVGYPREKMYGFWWAGSESDVKGVEEASKGYNAAALQASANRDAKVIKDVQATLYAKGEGTAQDPKTVGDVLYVRGLITGMLTAETVRIAQEKFGKGKPITGEQAQWALENFELTPERIEELGFTGIIQPLKTSCAQHMGSYAARMSVWDGKEWKINSDWYEGNREIIDPLIKQFAEKYAADNKIEQRQCAN, from the coding sequence ATGAAGCCCATCCACACTCTGGCGGCCGCGCTGGCGGTTGCAGCGGGCATGGCCGCGGCGCCGGCCCTGGCCCAGGAGCAATACGCTCCGATCTTTTCCTACCGCACCGGGCCTTACGCACCCAACGGCATTCCGGTGGCCAATGGCACCGTGGACTACCTCAAGCTGGTCAACGCCAAGGGCGGCATCAACGGGGTCAAGTTCAAGATCGAGGAGTGCGAGTTCGCCTACGACACCGCCAAGGGCATCGAGTGCTATGAGCGCATGAAGGGCCAGAACGGCGGCGCGGCCATCGTGCAGTCCATCTCCACCGGCGTGACCAACGCGCTGCTGAAGAAGGCGCCGGAAGACAAGATCTCGCTGATCATCGCGGGCTACGGCACGCCGGCAGCCGCGGACGGGCGGGTGTTCAAGTGGGTCTTCCCCATGATTCCGAACTACTTCGTCTCGGCCGACGTGATGATGCAGGCCGTGGGCAAGAAGGCCGGCGGCCTGGACAAGCTCAAGGGCAAGAAGATCAACTACGTCTACATGGACGCGCCCTTCGGCCATGAATTCATGCCGGTGTTCGACGCCTACGCCGCCAAGTACGGCTTCACGCTGAACAAGCTGCCGGTGACCGCGCCGGGGCTCGACCAGAAGTCCACCTGGCTGCAGGTGCGCCGCGACCAGCCCGACTACCTGCTGTACGTGGGCTACGGCGTGATGAACCCGACGGCCCTGAAAGAGGCCCAGGCCGTGGGCTACCCGCGCGAGAAGATGTACGGCTTCTGGTGGGCCGGCTCCGAGTCCGACGTCAAGGGCGTGGAAGAAGCCTCCAAGGGCTACAACGCCGCCGCCCTGCAGGCCAGCGCCAACCGCGACGCCAAGGTCATCAAGGACGTGCAGGCCACGCTCTACGCCAAGGGCGAAGGCACCGCGCAAGACCCCAAGACCGTGGGCGACGTGCTCTACGTGCGCGGCCTGATCACCGGCATGCTCACGGCCGAGACGGTGCGCATCGCGCAGGAGAAGTTCGGCAAGGGCAAGCCCATCACCGGCGAGCAGGCGCAGTGGGCGCTGGAGAACTTCGAGCTCACGCCCGAGCGCATCGAGGAACTGGGCTTCACCGGCATCATCCAGCCGCTCAAGACCAGCTGCGCCCAGCACATGGGCTCCTACGCCGCGCGCATGTCGGTGTGGGACGGCAAGGAGTGGAAGATCAACAGCGACTGGTACGAGGGCAACCGCGAGATCATCGATCCGCTGATCAAGCAGTTCGCCGAGAAGTACGCGGCCGACAACAAGATCGAACAGCGCCAGTGCGCCAACTGA
- a CDS encoding branched-chain amino acid ABC transporter permease, with product MIYRENGQFKTSYRSDQQIFPIAQDRWAMLALLLVAFVVVPLTASSYLFSAILIPVVILALAALGTNILIGYCGQISLGSGAFMAVGAYGAWNVIMRVPGMPLIGALLLGGVFAAIFGVLFGLPSLRVRGLYLAVTTLAAQFFADWMFYRVKWLTMDSPSISVAAPELSFFGIALDSYAAKYLFCLSLLVLLALACKNLVRSAIGREWMAIRDMDVAAAVIGIRPTYAKLTAFAVSSFIIGVAGALWGFFYLGVWEPAAFGLNMSLELLFMVIIGGLGSIMGNFIGAAFMVVLPILIRLGLPALGSVLGLQLGTAEAAHLELMLFGVLIVWFLIVEPHGLARLWSTGKQKLRLWPFPH from the coding sequence ATGATTTACCGCGAAAACGGCCAATTCAAGACCAGCTACCGCTCGGACCAGCAGATCTTCCCGATCGCGCAAGACCGCTGGGCCATGCTCGCGCTGCTGCTCGTCGCCTTCGTCGTGGTGCCGCTCACGGCCAGCAGCTATCTGTTTTCGGCCATCCTGATTCCGGTGGTCATCCTGGCGCTGGCCGCCCTGGGCACCAACATCCTGATCGGCTATTGCGGGCAGATTTCGCTCGGCTCGGGCGCCTTCATGGCGGTGGGCGCGTATGGCGCCTGGAACGTGATCATGCGCGTGCCGGGCATGCCGCTGATCGGCGCGCTGCTGCTGGGCGGGGTGTTTGCCGCCATCTTCGGCGTGCTCTTTGGCCTGCCCAGCCTGCGCGTGCGCGGCCTGTACCTGGCGGTGACCACGCTGGCGGCGCAGTTCTTTGCCGACTGGATGTTCTACCGCGTCAAGTGGCTCACCATGGACAGCCCCTCGATCTCGGTGGCTGCGCCCGAGCTGTCCTTCTTCGGCATAGCGCTGGACAGCTACGCCGCCAAATACCTGTTCTGCCTCTCGCTGCTGGTGCTGCTGGCGCTGGCCTGCAAGAACCTGGTGCGCAGCGCCATCGGGCGCGAGTGGATGGCGATCCGCGACATGGACGTGGCCGCCGCCGTCATCGGCATTCGCCCCACTTACGCCAAGCTCACCGCCTTTGCCGTAAGCAGCTTCATCATCGGCGTGGCCGGCGCACTCTGGGGCTTTTTCTACCTGGGCGTGTGGGAGCCCGCGGCCTTCGGCCTGAACATGTCGCTGGAGCTCTTGTTCATGGTCATCATCGGCGGCCTGGGCTCGATCATGGGCAACTTCATCGGCGCGGCCTTCATGGTGGTGCTGCCCATTCTGATCCGCCTGGGCCTGCCGGCACTAGGTAGCGTGCTTGGCCTGCAACTGGGCACGGCCGAGGCCGCGCACCTGGAGCTGATGCTGTTTGGCGTGCTCATCGTCTGGTTTCTCATCGTCGAGCCGCACGGCCTGGCGCGCCTGTGGTCCACGGGCAAGCAAAAGCTGCGGCTGTGGCCGTTTCCGCACTGA
- a CDS encoding branched-chain amino acid ABC transporter permease yields MGFFLETLIGGLMTGVLYSLVALGFVLIYKASSVFNFAQGVMVLFAALAMARFSEWIPQWSGIESKLLANVLAFLAAAVLMLILAWLVERLALRHLVSQPEATLLMATIGIGFFLEGFGQSVFGSNVYNIDIGMPKDPIFLAQGLFEGGILIDSQELVAALIAALLVAALVLFFQKTSTGRALRAVADDHQAAQSVGIPLARMWVIVWFVAGLSALVAGMVWGSKLGVQFSISTLALRALPVVILGGLTSVPGAIVAGLIVGAGEKLSEIYLGPFVGGGIEVWFAYVLALVVLLVRPQGLFGEKIIDRV; encoded by the coding sequence ATGGGATTTTTTCTCGAGACCCTGATCGGCGGCCTGATGACCGGCGTGCTGTATTCGCTGGTGGCGCTGGGCTTCGTGCTGATCTACAAGGCGTCCAGCGTGTTCAACTTCGCGCAGGGCGTGATGGTGTTGTTCGCGGCGCTGGCGATGGCGCGGTTTTCCGAATGGATACCGCAGTGGAGCGGCATCGAGAGCAAGCTGCTGGCCAACGTGCTCGCCTTCCTGGCCGCGGCGGTGCTGATGCTCATCCTGGCCTGGCTGGTCGAGCGCCTGGCGCTGCGCCATCTGGTAAGCCAGCCCGAGGCCACGCTGCTCATGGCGACGATAGGCATAGGTTTCTTCCTCGAAGGTTTTGGCCAGTCGGTGTTTGGCAGCAATGTCTACAACATCGACATCGGCATGCCCAAGGACCCGATCTTCCTCGCCCAGGGCCTGTTCGAGGGCGGCATCCTGATCGACTCGCAAGAGCTCGTGGCCGCGCTCATCGCCGCGCTGCTGGTGGCCGCGCTGGTGCTGTTCTTCCAGAAGACCTCTACAGGCCGGGCGCTGCGCGCGGTGGCCGACGACCATCAGGCGGCGCAGTCGGTGGGCATTCCGCTGGCGCGCATGTGGGTCATCGTCTGGTTCGTCGCCGGCCTCTCGGCGCTGGTCGCCGGCATGGTCTGGGGCAGCAAGCTGGGGGTGCAGTTTTCCATCTCCACGCTGGCGCTGCGCGCGCTGCCGGTGGTCATCCTGGGGGGGCTGACCTCGGTGCCCGGCGCCATCGTCGCCGGCCTGATCGTGGGCGCGGGCGAGAAGCTCTCGGAGATCTACCTCGGCCCCTTCGTCGGCGGCGGCATCGAGGTGTGGTTTGCTTACGTGCTCGCGCTGGTGGTGCTGCTGGTGCGGCCCCAGGGGCTCTTCGGAGAGAAGATCATCGACCGCGTTTGA
- a CDS encoding ABC transporter ATP-binding protein, translating to MPTIAAGAQPAGAAGQNGPRTIGEVILEVKNISLRFGGVRALTDISFDVREHEIRSIIGPNGAGKSSMLNCINGVYTPSEGSITFRGQTFSHMNSRQVAEMGVARTFQNLALFKGMSVLDNIMSGRNLKIKSNLFLQALRIGPAEREELAHREFVEHIIDFLEIQAHRKTPVGQLPYGLQKRVDLGRALAMEPQVLLLDEPMAGMNVEEKQDMSRFILDVNDEFGTTIVLIEHDMGVVMDISDRVVVLDYGKKIGDGAPAEVQSNEDVIRAYLGTAA from the coding sequence ATGCCAACCATAGCTGCTGGCGCCCAGCCGGCGGGCGCCGCAGGCCAAAATGGCCCAAGAACCATCGGCGAGGTGATTCTGGAGGTCAAGAACATCAGCCTGCGCTTTGGCGGCGTGCGCGCGCTCACCGACATCAGTTTTGATGTGCGCGAGCACGAGATCCGCTCCATCATCGGCCCCAACGGCGCGGGCAAGAGCTCGATGCTCAACTGCATCAACGGCGTGTACACGCCCAGCGAGGGCTCGATCACCTTTCGCGGCCAGACCTTCAGCCACATGAACAGCCGCCAGGTCGCCGAGATGGGCGTGGCGCGCACCTTCCAGAACCTGGCCTTGTTCAAGGGCATGAGCGTGCTGGACAACATCATGAGCGGGCGCAACCTGAAGATCAAAAGCAACCTCTTCCTGCAGGCGCTGCGCATAGGCCCGGCCGAGCGCGAAGAGCTTGCGCACCGCGAATTCGTCGAGCACATCATCGACTTTCTGGAAATTCAGGCACACCGCAAGACGCCCGTGGGCCAACTGCCCTACGGCCTGCAAAAGCGCGTGGACCTGGGCCGGGCGCTGGCCATGGAGCCGCAGGTGCTGCTGCTCGATGAACCCATGGCCGGCATGAATGTCGAGGAAAAGCAGGACATGAGCCGCTTCATCCTGGACGTGAACGACGAGTTCGGCACCACGATCGTGCTGATCGAGCACGACATGGGCGTGGTGATGGACATCTCCGACCGCGTGGTGGTGCTGGACTACGGCAAGAAGATCGGCGACGGCGCGCCGGCCGAGGTGCAGAGCAATGAAGACGTCATCCGTGCCTATCTGGGCACGGCGGCTTGA